A region from the Kribbella shirazensis genome encodes:
- a CDS encoding ferritin: MSTYEKLLQEQIRNEFTASQQYVAVAVWFDEQDLPQLAAHFYKQALEERNHAMMMVQYLLDNDVRPHIPSVGEVESDFKTALEPLELALAQEITVTKQIETLARTARDESDYIGEQFMQWFLKEQVEEVAAMKTLVNVAKRAGDNLFHLEDFLARETVGDAGTDPTQPTAAGGTV; encoded by the coding sequence TCCTGCAGGAACAGATCCGTAACGAATTCACGGCCTCGCAGCAGTACGTGGCGGTCGCTGTCTGGTTCGACGAGCAGGATCTGCCGCAGCTGGCCGCGCACTTCTACAAGCAGGCACTCGAAGAGCGCAACCACGCGATGATGATGGTGCAGTACCTGCTGGACAACGACGTCCGTCCGCACATCCCGTCCGTCGGTGAGGTCGAGTCGGACTTCAAGACCGCACTGGAGCCGCTCGAACTCGCGCTGGCGCAGGAGATCACCGTCACCAAGCAGATCGAGACGCTCGCCCGCACGGCGCGCGACGAGAGCGACTACATCGGTGAGCAGTTCATGCAGTGGTTCCTCAAGGAGCAGGTCGAGGAGGTCGCCGCGATGAAGACGCTGGTGAACGTCGCCAAGCGCGCCGGCGACAACCTCTTCCACCTCGAGGACTTCCTCGCCCGCGAAACCGTCGGCGACGCCGGCACCGACCCGACCCAACCCACCGCCGCCGGCGGCACCGTCTGA
- a CDS encoding DUF2207 domain-containing protein, with translation MPRGIRIVVSTLFAVVALAGAAVPTTAADGDEITDFAIEYTVSEDGVLHVEETIDYTFGSSGRHGIYRDLVVREPYKDDISKDQKYEVSNISVWSPDASDAWTSETTKRNDGRDAVLRIKIGSENRTIYSEDAKYVIKYDVRGALRHFGDHTELYWDATGSDWDATIKKVTVQVTVPQGVQRVDCYSGLAGSTTPCESKSLTAGQAHFGASRLLRQEQLTVVAGIKAGAVRNDTPIVVDPPGAIERAGLSWLGIAVSVLVTAGAAGLGVLHHRKAGRDQRYADLPPGTAPPEGATARIGKDGLTTDQIPVVFAPPRIPVAEGGLLIDGRATNREVAATMIDLAVRGALRIENSGDGPRKAVLVAPAVATEPHEEALLKGLFPELQPGDERLLQAAAIGDYSLVRGAEATIAAVQKQVRARNWYVRMPHAAGGTEGDMSFAFGWLIAIAIVVVGIGVAQIGSGPFTSGRFLVIAGPVVALLVLVWSWVSKQRQGRRTAAGRAVTDQVAGFRTYLATAEAEQLRFEEGEDIFSKYLPWAIVFGLAERWQRVCGELVRAGRLTAEPDWYAGPSYYTSEWTAASFSSTVASTFAEPPPPPRDPSSGDGGGSSSGFSSSSSYSSSDSGSSGGGGGGGGGGSW, from the coding sequence ATGCCGCGGGGGATCAGGATCGTCGTCAGCACGTTGTTCGCCGTCGTCGCGCTGGCCGGTGCCGCAGTGCCGACCACGGCAGCGGACGGTGACGAGATCACGGACTTCGCGATCGAGTACACGGTGTCCGAGGACGGCGTACTGCACGTCGAGGAGACCATCGACTACACGTTCGGCAGCAGTGGCCGGCACGGCATCTACCGCGACCTGGTCGTCCGCGAGCCGTACAAGGACGACATCTCGAAGGACCAGAAGTACGAGGTGTCCAACATCTCGGTGTGGAGCCCGGACGCGTCGGACGCCTGGACGAGCGAGACGACCAAGCGCAACGACGGCCGGGACGCGGTGCTGCGGATCAAGATCGGCTCCGAGAACCGGACGATCTACTCCGAGGACGCGAAGTACGTCATCAAGTACGACGTCCGCGGGGCGCTGCGCCACTTCGGGGACCACACTGAGCTCTACTGGGACGCGACAGGCTCGGACTGGGACGCCACGATCAAGAAGGTGACCGTGCAGGTCACGGTGCCGCAGGGCGTGCAACGGGTCGACTGCTACAGCGGCCTGGCCGGCTCGACCACCCCCTGTGAGAGCAAGTCGCTGACGGCCGGCCAGGCGCATTTCGGCGCGTCGAGGCTGCTTCGTCAGGAGCAGTTGACGGTCGTCGCCGGGATCAAGGCCGGCGCCGTGCGGAACGACACTCCGATCGTGGTCGACCCGCCGGGCGCGATCGAGCGCGCCGGGCTGTCCTGGCTCGGGATCGCTGTCTCGGTCCTGGTGACCGCGGGCGCGGCCGGACTCGGCGTCCTCCACCACCGGAAGGCCGGTCGCGACCAGCGGTACGCCGACCTGCCGCCGGGGACCGCACCGCCTGAGGGAGCTACGGCCCGGATCGGCAAGGACGGGCTGACCACCGACCAGATCCCGGTCGTCTTCGCGCCGCCCAGGATCCCGGTCGCCGAGGGCGGTCTGCTGATCGACGGACGGGCGACGAACCGTGAGGTCGCGGCCACCATGATCGATCTGGCGGTTCGGGGCGCGCTGCGGATCGAGAACAGCGGCGACGGCCCGCGGAAGGCGGTCCTGGTGGCCCCCGCGGTCGCGACCGAGCCGCACGAGGAGGCGCTGCTCAAAGGCCTGTTCCCGGAGTTGCAGCCCGGCGACGAGCGGCTGCTGCAGGCAGCCGCGATTGGCGACTACTCGCTGGTCCGCGGTGCGGAGGCGACGATCGCCGCCGTGCAGAAGCAGGTCCGGGCGCGCAACTGGTACGTCAGGATGCCGCACGCGGCGGGTGGTACCGAGGGGGACATGTCGTTCGCCTTCGGCTGGCTGATCGCGATCGCGATCGTCGTCGTCGGCATCGGTGTGGCACAGATCGGCTCGGGCCCGTTCACGTCGGGCCGGTTCCTGGTCATCGCCGGGCCTGTGGTCGCCCTTCTGGTCCTGGTGTGGAGCTGGGTGTCCAAGCAGCGGCAGGGGCGGCGGACAGCGGCCGGACGGGCCGTGACGGACCAGGTCGCCGGTTTCCGGACGTATCTCGCCACGGCCGAGGCGGAGCAGTTGCGCTTCGAGGAGGGCGAGGACATCTTCAGCAAGTACCTGCCCTGGGCGATCGTCTTCGGGCTCGCGGAGCGCTGGCAGCGGGTCTGCGGAGAACTGGTCCGCGCGGGTCGCCTGACCGCGGAGCCCGACTGGTACGCCGGGCCGTCGTACTACACGTCCGAATGGACGGCGGCGTCGTTCAGCTCGACCGTCGCCAGTACGTTCGCGGAGCCGCCCCCACCACCCCGGGATCCGTCCAGTGGTGACGGTGGCGGCAGCTCGTCAGGCTTCTCCTCCAGCTCGTCGTACTCCTCGTCCGACTCCGGCTCCTCGGGCGGTGGAGGAGGCGGCGGAGGCGGGGGCAGCTGGTAA